In Methanobrevibacter sp., one genomic interval encodes:
- a CDS encoding ATP-binding cassette domain-containing protein — protein MKNAIETKDLTKVYGNFTAVNSLNLEIPNKSIFGMLGPNGAGKTTTIKMLTCLIQPTSGQATVGGYDVKKNPDEVRNLLGMVPQQVSLYKDLTVMENSQMCADYYGIPSDERDSRIEDLMELVDIKYAKDKCVGQLSGGQKQKASLVASLVHRPDILFLDEPTIGLDPTTKRTLWDLIRDLNDEGHTIILCSHDMHEVDMLCDNVGIINTGNLVAYDTPQGLKDSLLESNRKEMTEALGKISAENKVSTSTKEDMENLSLRKMSILLKNQNEAIIEAIKKSTNVNSIEIAHNGRINLRIDSYDDMAVQNVLNDINAYGGIIKSIYTEEPSLEDVFIKSTAEVDENARV, from the coding sequence ATGAAAAACGCGATTGAAACTAAAGATCTTACCAAAGTTTATGGTAACTTCACTGCGGTTAATTCTCTTAATTTAGAGATTCCTAATAAGAGTATTTTTGGAATGTTGGGTCCAAATGGTGCTGGTAAAACAACTACCATTAAAATGCTTACTTGTTTGATACAGCCAACATCAGGTCAAGCTACTGTTGGGGGCTATGATGTTAAAAAGAACCCTGATGAGGTTAGAAATCTTTTGGGTATGGTTCCTCAGCAAGTCAGTTTGTATAAGGATTTGACAGTAATGGAAAATTCACAGATGTGTGCAGATTATTATGGAATTCCTTCTGATGAAAGAGATTCTCGTATTGAAGATTTAATGGAATTAGTGGACATTAAGTATGCTAAGGATAAATGTGTTGGTCAGTTATCTGGAGGTCAAAAACAAAAAGCTTCTCTTGTAGCTAGTTTGGTCCATAGGCCGGATATCTTGTTTTTGGATGAACCTACTATTGGTCTTGATCCTACTACTAAACGTACATTATGGGATTTGATTCGTGATTTAAACGATGAAGGCCATACTATTATTTTATGTTCACATGACATGCATGAAGTTGATATGCTTTGTGATAATGTTGGAATTATAAATACTGGTAATTTAGTGGCATATGATACACCACAAGGTCTTAAAGATTCTCTTTTGGAAAGCAATAGGAAAGAAATGACTGAAGCATTAGGTAAGATTTCTGCTGAAAATAAAGTTTCTACTTCAACTAAAGAAGATATGGAAAATCTTAGTTTAAGAAAAATGTCCATACTTTTGAAGAATCAAAATGAAGCGATTATTGAAGCAATCAAAAAATCTACTAATGTAAATAGTATTGAAATTGCTCATAATGGACGTATCAACTTAAGAATTGATAGCTATGATGATATGGCTGTTCAAAATGTCTTAAATGATATTAATGCTTATGGTGGGATAATCAAGTCAATTTACACTGAAGAGCCTTCACTTGAAGACGTCTTCATTAAATCAACTGCTGAGGTGGATGAAAATGCTAGAGTTTAA
- a CDS encoding ABC transporter permease: protein MLEFKKFWWMIKKELLSLKRHPGRLISIIAFPIIMILLFGYGMGGEMTDLPIVVVSQSHGDLTDLTLDTIKTTETYKVVEVIDDLDEGKELVDSGEVKAAIILPSDYDDNSSQQKAVTLYLDSSDQMAAQILDSSTQAIFSRLSNIVASQTSVTNQSADVDQSLSHSFNNFKDDISLHINRIYGNIKYIDFLVPAVLGMTLMMSCMMGMGATIAGERETGELARLFMTPTSVSTVIGGKIVAKLLIELVRAIILILMAILLFHVSIKGGVLQTFLVLVVGGLCFVGFGMMLSARTSTQEDYVQLVMPFSMPMMFISGVFYPIETMPWILQKIAYIFPLTYLNDAMRGVMLKGQTLGDVWLDLAVLLGFTALFFILGVKRFNRDV, encoded by the coding sequence ATGCTAGAGTTTAAAAAATTCTGGTGGATGATTAAAAAGGAATTACTTAGCCTTAAAAGACATCCTGGTAGATTAATTTCAATTATTGCATTTCCTATAATCATGATTTTACTTTTTGGTTATGGGATGGGTGGAGAAATGACAGACTTGCCGATAGTTGTTGTTTCTCAAAGTCATGGTGATTTAACTGATTTAACATTAGATACAATAAAAACAACTGAGACTTATAAGGTAGTTGAGGTTATTGACGATTTGGATGAGGGTAAAGAGCTGGTAGATTCAGGTGAAGTAAAAGCAGCTATTATACTGCCATCTGATTATGATGATAATTCGTCTCAACAGAAAGCCGTTACTCTGTATTTGGATTCTTCCGATCAAATGGCTGCTCAAATATTGGATTCTTCCACACAGGCAATTTTCTCTAGATTATCAAATATAGTAGCTTCACAAACCAGTGTTACTAATCAAAGTGCGGATGTTGACCAATCATTATCTCATTCATTTAACAACTTTAAAGATGATATAAGCTTACATATCAACAGAATCTATGGAAATATTAAGTATATTGACTTTTTAGTTCCTGCTGTTTTAGGAATGACCTTGATGATGAGTTGTATGATGGGTATGGGAGCAACCATTGCAGGTGAACGTGAAACCGGAGAGCTTGCAAGATTATTCATGACTCCGACATCTGTTTCAACTGTAATAGGTGGTAAGATTGTAGCCAAATTATTAATTGAACTCGTAAGAGCTATAATATTAATCTTAATGGCTATATTGTTGTTCCATGTTAGCATCAAAGGAGGTGTACTTCAAACATTCCTTGTCTTAGTTGTTGGAGGATTGTGTTTTGTTGGGTTTGGAATGATGCTGTCTGCAAGGACATCCACTCAAGAGGATTATGTGCAGCTGGTAATGCCATTTTCAATGCCTATGATGTTTATTTCTGGAGTATTCTATCCAATCGAAACAATGCCATGGATTTTACAGAAAATCGCATACATCTTCCCTCTCACTTATTTGAATGATGCAATGAGAGGAGTAATGCTTAAGGGTCAAACTTTAGGTGATGTGTGGCTAGATTTAGCTGTACTTTTAGGATTTACTGCATTATTCTTTATTTTAGGTGTTAAAAGATTTAATAGGGATGTTTAG
- the gatA gene encoding Asp-tRNA(Asn)/Glu-tRNA(Gln) amidotransferase subunit GatA produces MNVIEKLNSIKSGEITAKENVENFIKVIDENNESINAFIELNYENALKQAEAIDEKIANCEDVGALAGLVFGIKANINVEDLVISAASKTLENYLGSYNATVVKEILAEDGIIIGILNMDEFAAGSSTETSYYGPTQNPAAMGRIPGGSSGGCAAAIAGKMCDISIGSDTGGSIRNPASHCGVVGFKPTYGAVSRQGLLDLSMSLDQIGPLANDVSGIALALNTIAKYDETECTTLNWDKPDFTSVLDDTSLEGMKIAVCKEFIDVTDDEINKTVNQAINKLVEAGAELVEVSFDYIDLCLPTYYLINYVEFFSATRKYDGREYGSRIEEVCGDEVLRRIKIGSHIAEAEFSGKYYKQALKARSVIRSEITSMLENVDLIVGPTVPKLPHEIGAELEPMEMYAYDILTVIANLAGIPAASIKAGEVDGIPVGLQLQAKPLDDLKIIKAMSVFENTQ; encoded by the coding sequence ATGAACGTTATTGAAAAGTTAAACTCCATAAAAAGTGGAGAAATAACAGCTAAAGAAAATGTAGAAAACTTCATTAAAGTTATTGATGAAAATAACGAAAGCATTAATGCATTTATTGAATTGAATTATGAAAATGCATTAAAACAGGCAGAAGCTATTGATGAAAAAATTGCTAACTGTGAAGATGTTGGTGCTTTAGCTGGATTAGTATTTGGTATTAAAGCAAACATTAATGTTGAAGATTTAGTTATTTCCGCAGCTTCAAAAACTTTAGAAAATTATCTCGGAAGTTACAATGCAACTGTTGTCAAAGAAATTTTAGCAGAAGACGGAATTATCATCGGTATTTTAAATATGGATGAATTTGCAGCAGGAAGTTCAACTGAAACTTCATACTACGGACCTACACAAAACCCAGCAGCTATGGGAAGAATTCCTGGAGGTTCCTCTGGAGGATGTGCAGCAGCAATTGCAGGCAAAATGTGTGATATTTCAATTGGATCCGATACTGGTGGTTCCATCAGAAACCCAGCATCCCATTGTGGTGTAGTAGGATTTAAACCAACATACGGTGCAGTTTCAAGACAAGGATTACTTGACTTATCCATGAGTTTAGACCAAATCGGACCTCTTGCAAATGATGTAAGTGGTATTGCCCTTGCATTGAATACTATTGCTAAATACGATGAAACCGAATGTACCACTTTAAATTGGGATAAACCTGACTTTACTAGTGTATTGGATGATACTAGCTTAGAAGGAATGAAAATTGCAGTATGTAAAGAATTCATTGACGTAACCGATGATGAAATTAACAAAACTGTAAACCAAGCAATCAATAAATTAGTTGAAGCTGGTGCTGAACTTGTTGAAGTAAGCTTTGACTACATTGACTTATGTTTACCAACCTATTACTTAATTAACTATGTAGAATTCTTCTCTGCAACCAGAAAATACGATGGAAGAGAATACGGTTCAAGAATCGAAGAAGTATGTGGAGATGAAGTACTCAGAAGAATTAAAATAGGTTCCCACATTGCAGAAGCTGAATTTAGTGGTAAATACTACAAACAAGCATTAAAAGCTAGATCAGTAATCAGATCTGAAATCACTTCAATGCTTGAAAATGTGGATTTAATTGTAGGACCAACCGTACCTAAACTTCCTCACGAAATTGGTGCTGAATTAGAACCAATGGAAATGTATGCTTACGATATTTTAACAGTAATTGCTAACTTAGCAGGTATTCCTGCAGCAAGCATAAAAGCTGGTGAAGTAGACGGTATTCCAGTAGGATTACAATTACAAGCAAAACCATTAGATGACTTAAAAATTATTAAAGCTATGAGTGTTTTCGAAAACACTCAATAA
- the ribB gene encoding 3,4-dihydroxy-2-butanone-4-phosphate synthase, which translates to MNQETNLDKALEAIRNGEFVLVFDDDDREGEVDMIIASEFVTPKSIATMRDNAGGLICNCIHSDFCDEIKLPFMVDIMDAASEKYPELAELAPNDIPYDERSSFSIWVNHRKSFTGVTDHDRAMTIRECAIMMKEGRFDEFGSTFRSPGHVCLLRGADGLVKNRRGHTEIGLALCEMAGVTPVCVVCEMMDSETGQATSVADARKFAEENGLVLLKGEDIINKYLEE; encoded by the coding sequence ATGAATCAAGAAACAAACTTAGATAAAGCTTTAGAAGCTATTAGAAATGGAGAATTCGTACTAGTTTTTGATGATGATGATAGGGAAGGAGAAGTTGATATGATTATCGCTTCCGAATTTGTAACCCCTAAATCCATTGCTACAATGAGAGACAATGCAGGTGGATTAATCTGTAATTGTATACACTCTGATTTCTGTGATGAAATCAAATTACCTTTCATGGTAGACATTATGGACGCTGCAAGTGAAAAATATCCTGAATTAGCAGAACTTGCACCAAATGACATTCCATACGATGAAAGATCCTCATTTTCAATTTGGGTAAACCACAGAAAATCATTCACTGGTGTAACTGATCATGATAGGGCAATGACTATCAGAGAATGTGCAATAATGATGAAAGAAGGAAGATTTGATGAATTCGGATCTACTTTCAGATCACCTGGTCACGTATGTCTTTTAAGAGGAGCAGACGGACTTGTTAAAAATAGAAGAGGACACACAGAAATAGGTCTCGCTTTATGTGAAATGGCTGGTGTTACTCCTGTATGTGTAGTTTGTGAAATGATGGACAGTGAAACTGGACAAGCTACTTCCGTTGCTGATGCTCGTAAATTCGCAGAAGAAAACGGATTGGTCTTACTTAAAGGTGAAGACATCATTAATAAATATTTAGAAGAATAA
- a CDS encoding PadR family transcriptional regulator, with protein MTEEKCHDKYQAKFLKHFANGLTRNIILWIISKEKIHGYGIMKKLEEFFDFENINHYIKITSSKVYPILRMMEEEGLIIGEWDINENNKRVKYYSITEKGLNILDKISFSLNFISKNPAWIAFYGDMGVELNEKRD; from the coding sequence ATGACAGAAGAAAAATGTCATGATAAATATCAAGCAAAGTTTTTAAAACATTTTGCTAATGGATTAACTCGTAATATAATACTATGGATTATTTCAAAAGAGAAAATTCATGGTTATGGAATTATGAAGAAGTTAGAAGAGTTTTTTGACTTTGAAAATATTAATCATTATATTAAAATTACTTCAAGTAAAGTATATCCAATTTTGAGAATGATGGAAGAAGAAGGATTGATCATTGGAGAATGGGATATTAATGAAAATAACAAGAGAGTAAAATACTATTCTATTACTGAGAAGGGATTAAATATTCTTGACAAAATTAGTTTTTCTCTTAATTTTATTTCAAAAAATCCTGCTTGGATTGCTTTTTATGGTGATATGGGAGTTGAACTCAATGAAAAACGCGATTGA
- a CDS encoding sugar phosphate isomerase/epimerase: MKLGFTTLALFMEDNNKIINLAKQHGFEMIEILGESPFYEKDKGEFKDCGIDMRIHAATVDINIASLNTGIRAESVRQMIECGHYAEKINANTITVHPGIIGRNEPHLRKWALEIAVESIGEIIDNTNVEVSVENMPVRGKFLGNMVEEIEMIQEETGCSLTIDTGHGNTCGNLEEMLSLKNISYCHLNDNDGVKDQHIAIGNGTLDLNLLKKIDTAIIELNDFNNILKSKKVIENL; this comes from the coding sequence ATGAAGTTAGGTTTTACAACACTTGCACTATTCATGGAAGACAATAACAAAATAATCAATCTAGCAAAACAACATGGATTTGAAATGATTGAAATTCTTGGAGAGAGTCCATTCTATGAAAAAGATAAAGGAGAATTCAAGGACTGCGGAATAGATATGAGAATTCATGCAGCAACAGTAGACATCAATATTGCAAGTCTAAATACTGGAATAAGAGCAGAAAGTGTAAGGCAAATGATTGAATGTGGCCATTATGCAGAAAAAATAAATGCAAATACAATTACAGTTCATCCAGGAATAATTGGACGTAACGAACCGCATCTCAGAAAATGGGCTCTTGAAATTGCAGTCGAAAGCATTGGAGAAATCATCGACAATACAAATGTTGAAGTATCAGTTGAAAACATGCCAGTTCGTGGTAAATTTCTTGGAAACATGGTTGAAGAAATTGAAATGATCCAGGAAGAAACAGGTTGCAGCCTTACAATTGATACCGGGCATGGAAACACATGTGGAAACTTAGAAGAAATGTTAAGTTTAAAAAACATTAGCTATTGCCATTTAAATGATAATGATGGTGTAAAAGACCAGCATATTGCAATTGGTAATGGTACACTTGATTTAAACTTACTTAAAAAGATTGATACCGCAATAATTGAGTTAAATGACTTTAATAACATTTTAAAGAGTAAAAAAGTTATTGAAAACTTATAA
- a CDS encoding DJ-1/PfpI family protein gives MTRIGLVYVSGAVPGFEDFGNLPTDIVKENGLVDGLKASDELDALIIPGGTLIESNDINMDLNNEIKKIARDGKPIVGICAGFQLLSNQIDIGRKSPVPIIKEGLGLIDVNFSPLITSDRVKAKVFDNSFLVKDQTEDVTGFHTHTYGKVEGNAKPLFYSQVQRMNYGDTNKGGEYNIFSGACNDDGNVIGTMIHGILDENPVLVKNLLEQIDAKNIDDIYSRNNNVKKILQSEVGINTNIKVPKLENKPKKPKYIMIGSNGSDSGKTFIVTGLAGALRRKGYKVALLKVGPDVRDIIPGLYLTKGKMEEYSSIKIGHLGWSDIKSTISKLNTSDYDIVLIEGVMSVFTGLLNEKVPFSAAEIAMSSKIPMILASGVNKGGIESAAVDLVSHANMLEKFGIPVEAILLNKVYNDDIFNEVVPYIKNNTNVDTVLKLPKLRSGDMRGFIPEVEIRYELFATHSMELIENNLDIDKIINMAREVEFEKIYSFDEIKSKMI, from the coding sequence ATGACAAGAATTGGACTTGTTTATGTTAGTGGAGCTGTTCCAGGATTTGAAGATTTTGGAAACTTGCCAACTGATATCGTTAAAGAGAATGGACTTGTTGATGGACTTAAAGCTAGTGATGAACTAGATGCATTGATTATTCCTGGAGGAACATTAATTGAATCCAATGACATCAATATGGACTTAAATAATGAAATTAAAAAGATAGCTCGTGACGGAAAACCTATTGTTGGAATATGTGCAGGTTTTCAGTTATTGTCAAATCAAATTGATATTGGTAGAAAATCACCAGTACCAATAATTAAGGAAGGTCTTGGATTAATTGACGTTAATTTTTCACCATTAATTACAAGTGACCGTGTAAAAGCAAAAGTATTTGACAACTCTTTTTTAGTAAAAGACCAGACAGAAGATGTTACCGGTTTCCACACACATACATACGGTAAGGTTGAAGGAAATGCAAAACCATTATTCTATTCACAAGTCCAAAGAATGAATTACGGCGATACTAACAAAGGTGGAGAATATAATATCTTCTCAGGTGCATGCAATGATGACGGCAATGTAATCGGTACCATGATTCACGGAATATTAGACGAAAATCCAGTTCTTGTAAAAAATCTGTTGGAACAAATAGATGCAAAAAATATTGATGACATATACAGTAGAAACAATAATGTAAAAAAAATATTACAAAGTGAAGTTGGGATTAACACAAACATTAAAGTTCCAAAACTTGAAAATAAACCTAAAAAACCTAAATATATAATGATCGGAAGTAACGGTTCAGATTCAGGTAAAACATTCATTGTAACAGGACTTGCAGGTGCTTTAAGAAGAAAAGGATATAAAGTTGCACTCCTTAAAGTGGGTCCAGATGTACGTGACATCATCCCAGGATTATATTTGACAAAAGGAAAAATGGAAGAATATTCATCAATAAAAATTGGACATCTAGGATGGAGTGATATCAAGTCTACAATATCAAAACTCAACACTTCAGACTATGATATTGTTTTAATTGAAGGTGTAATGAGCGTATTTACCGGTCTTTTAAATGAAAAAGTACCATTCTCAGCTGCGGAAATTGCAATGTCTTCAAAAATACCAATGATATTAGCTTCAGGAGTTAACAAAGGAGGAATAGAATCTGCTGCAGTTGATTTAGTTTCTCATGCCAACATGCTTGAAAAATTCGGAATTCCAGTAGAAGCAATATTGCTCAATAAAGTATACAATGATGATATTTTCAACGAAGTGGTTCCTTACATCAAAAACAATACAAATGTTGATACCGTGTTGAAATTGCCTAAACTAAGATCAGGAGACATGAGAGGATTTATCCCAGAAGTTGAAATAAGATACGAATTATTTGCAACACATTCAATGGAACTTATTGAAAATAATTTAGATATTGATAAAATAATTAACATGGCGCGTGAAGTTGAATTCGAAAAAATATACTCATTCGATGAAATTAAAAGCAAAATGATATAA
- a CDS encoding HAD family hydrolase, with protein sequence MKKAVVFDNSGTLIERYRVIKDVLNGDLFTDVNSLELIDAADALALVVLQYNTNKLLDLDQNTLISDVIREYDIDFDISFSTNPVSKAEVKDVIDNEKSSTVSDITDGFDILREKVPRMELCNGSALIVDMDLGVIAYTITSAGMLFPKVFETVETLKSRGVEIFIASGDRKGAINRLANLIDIPEDNAFGTVSTRGKCEVVSILKDAGYKVMMVGDGINDLLAFKNADVSVLTIEQQEEVSPKIMGKTDHVIDDIFEVTMIDF encoded by the coding sequence ATGAAAAAAGCTGTCGTATTTGATAACTCAGGAACATTGATTGAGAGGTATAGGGTTATTAAAGATGTTTTAAATGGTGATTTATTCACGGATGTTAATTCATTGGAGTTAATTGATGCTGCAGATGCATTAGCTTTAGTTGTACTTCAATATAATACAAATAAATTATTGGATTTAGATCAAAATACTTTAATTTCAGATGTTATTCGTGAATATGATATTGATTTTGATATTAGCTTTTCAACAAATCCTGTTTCAAAGGCGGAAGTTAAAGATGTAATTGATAATGAGAAATCATCTACAGTATCAGATATCACTGATGGTTTTGATATATTGAGGGAAAAAGTTCCGAGAATGGAACTATGTAATGGATCTGCATTGATTGTTGATATGGATTTGGGAGTTATTGCTTATACTATCACATCAGCGGGGATGTTGTTTCCAAAAGTTTTTGAAACTGTCGAAACTTTAAAATCACGTGGAGTTGAAATATTCATTGCTTCAGGTGATAGGAAAGGAGCTATTAACAGACTTGCTAATCTGATTGATATTCCTGAGGATAATGCATTTGGGACTGTTTCAACAAGGGGAAAATGTGAAGTCGTCTCTATATTAAAGGATGCTGGCTATAAAGTCATGATGGTTGGAGATGGTATTAATGACTTGCTTGCTTTTAAAAATGCTGATGTTAGTGTATTAACTATAGAACAGCAGGAAGAGGTATCTCCTAAGATTATGGGTAAAACTGACCATGTTATTGATGATATTTTTGAAGTTACAATGATTGACTTTTAA